The proteins below are encoded in one region of Flavobacterium nackdongense:
- a CDS encoding Bax inhibitor-1/YccA family protein, producing MAFESKNPFFNNKSFTATSAPKNDEVHQATLIDYNQDMTLSGTINKTVILFLLLTASAIVVWWMAFNGMNPMLPTIGGAIVGLILVLIASFKPQYSPVLAPGYALFEGLFIGGVSAIFEARHPGIVIQAVGATFVTFAVCLGLYKFKIVKVTEQFKSVVVAATLAIATYYIISWLFSMFTSFEPVHYGNSMMSIGISVFVIVIAALNLFLDFDRMEKGVEQKMPKFMEWFAAMGLIITLVWLYIEFLRLLSKLNRK from the coding sequence ATGGCATTCGAATCGAAAAATCCATTTTTTAACAATAAATCATTTACGGCTACTTCTGCTCCAAAAAATGATGAAGTGCATCAAGCTACGCTTATTGATTACAACCAAGACATGACTTTGTCCGGGACAATCAATAAAACAGTAATCCTCTTTTTATTACTTACCGCATCTGCCATAGTGGTTTGGTGGATGGCTTTCAACGGGATGAACCCTATGTTGCCTACTATTGGAGGAGCTATTGTGGGTTTGATTTTGGTATTAATTGCATCGTTTAAACCACAATATTCGCCTGTTTTGGCTCCCGGCTATGCTTTGTTCGAAGGTTTGTTTATAGGAGGTGTTTCTGCAATTTTTGAGGCACGACATCCCGGAATTGTCATCCAGGCAGTTGGAGCTACCTTTGTAACCTTTGCTGTTTGTTTGGGATTGTATAAATTCAAAATTGTAAAAGTAACCGAGCAATTCAAATCGGTGGTGGTTGCTGCAACACTTGCTATCGCAACCTATTATATCATTTCGTGGTTGTTTTCCATGTTTACAAGTTTTGAACCGGTACATTACGGAAATTCGATGATGAGCATAGGCATCAGCGTTTTTGTAATTGTTATCGCAGCTTTAAATTTATTTTTGGATTTTGACCGAATGGAAAAAGGGGTCGAACAAAAAATGCCCAAATTCATGGAATGGTTCGCCGCAATGGGCTTAATCATCACATTAGTATGGCTTTATATTGAGTTTTTAAGATTACTTTCTAAACTGAATCGAAAGTAA
- the pyk gene encoding pyruvate kinase, which produces MSTNKKTKIVATLGPACSTREIIKDMIDAGVNVFRINFSHADYNDVKERVQIVRDLNEEFGYTTALLADLQGPKLRVGVMEEGVVVNDGDLINFTTAEDIIGTAQRVFMKYQNFPNDVNPGERILLDDGKLIFEIVSTDKKTEVIAKVIQGGELKSKKGVNLPNTKISLPALTEKDIADAIFAIEQKVDWIALSFVKTPRDLQDLQELIAKHSDEKIPIVAKIEMPEALVNIDKIVAYCDALMVARGDLGVELPAHEVPLVQKELILRAKTARIPVIVATQMMETMINSLTPTRAEVNDVANSVMDGADAVMLSGETATGLYPVQVIEKMTQILEAVEDSPLIKVPQNTPQVRTNRFITKTICHHAALTANIIEAKAICTLTNSGYTAFQISAWRPSAHILVFTSNKRILTQLNLLWGVKSYFYDKMKSTDDTISDVNEIAREHGYVTKGDFLINLAAMPLKDKGMVNTLRVSEIS; this is translated from the coding sequence ATGTCAACAAACAAAAAAACAAAAATTGTAGCCACTCTTGGACCTGCTTGTAGTACCAGAGAAATCATAAAAGACATGATTGATGCAGGTGTAAACGTGTTTAGAATCAATTTTTCGCATGCTGATTATAATGATGTAAAAGAGAGAGTACAAATAGTTAGAGATCTTAACGAAGAATTTGGTTATACCACTGCGCTTTTAGCCGATTTACAAGGGCCAAAACTTCGAGTAGGAGTAATGGAAGAAGGTGTAGTTGTCAATGACGGTGATCTGATCAACTTCACAACAGCCGAGGATATCATAGGAACTGCACAAAGAGTTTTTATGAAATACCAAAATTTCCCTAATGATGTAAATCCCGGAGAGCGCATATTGCTTGATGATGGTAAACTTATTTTTGAAATCGTATCAACAGACAAAAAGACCGAGGTTATCGCAAAAGTAATTCAAGGAGGAGAATTGAAATCTAAAAAAGGGGTTAATCTTCCGAATACTAAAATATCACTTCCCGCGCTTACTGAGAAAGATATTGCAGATGCTATTTTTGCCATCGAGCAAAAAGTAGATTGGATTGCGCTTTCCTTCGTAAAAACACCTCGTGACCTTCAAGACCTACAAGAATTAATTGCCAAACATTCAGATGAAAAAATTCCGATTGTTGCCAAAATTGAAATGCCAGAAGCTTTAGTCAATATTGACAAAATTGTGGCCTATTGTGATGCCCTGATGGTGGCTCGTGGGGACTTAGGGGTAGAACTTCCTGCTCACGAAGTGCCATTGGTACAAAAAGAATTGATTCTTAGAGCAAAAACCGCACGTATCCCTGTCATTGTTGCCACTCAAATGATGGAAACTATGATTAATAGCCTAACACCAACCCGTGCCGAAGTAAATGACGTGGCCAACTCGGTCATGGATGGCGCAGACGCCGTAATGCTTTCTGGAGAAACCGCAACGGGTTTATATCCTGTGCAGGTGATCGAAAAAATGACTCAAATATTAGAAGCCGTTGAAGATTCTCCGCTTATCAAAGTGCCTCAAAACACACCACAAGTCAGAACCAATCGTTTTATTACCAAAACAATTTGTCATCACGCCGCGCTTACCGCCAACATTATCGAAGCCAAAGCCATTTGTACTTTGACCAATAGTGGTTATACTGCTTTCCAAATCTCGGCTTGGAGACCATCGGCTCATATTCTGGTATTTACATCAAATAAAAGAATCCTGACCCAACTCAATTTATTATGGGGCGTAAAATCCTATTTTTATGATAAAATGAAAAGTACCGACGATACCATTTCAGATGTCAATGAAATCGCAAGAGAACACGGTTATGTAACCAAAGGAGATTTCCTTATCAACTTGGCGGCAATGCCTTTAAAAGATAAAGGAATGGTCAACACTTTGAGAGTTTCTGAAATTTCATAG
- a CDS encoding IPExxxVDY family protein, whose product MALHKLDFEDFDEIEYHLVAIHTSLEDYRLAYFINQKLPINLGKNKEEIHINIKEGETNFSRFSYYDKENEITWNLIQNKNEVIQQKNENSQNLFSNQTIEVSTKVYLLPEFKKVDYFLKIENTTDEVILAKIQHLINTIENVATAYAVDKNKIKSKNNLIF is encoded by the coding sequence ATGGCGCTTCATAAATTAGATTTTGAAGATTTTGATGAAATTGAGTATCATCTAGTTGCTATTCATACTTCATTAGAAGATTATAGATTAGCCTATTTTATAAATCAAAAATTGCCTATTAACTTGGGCAAAAACAAGGAGGAAATTCATATTAATATCAAAGAAGGAGAGACTAACTTTTCTAGATTTTCATATTATGATAAAGAAAATGAAATCACTTGGAATTTGATTCAAAATAAAAATGAAGTAATTCAACAAAAAAACGAAAACAGTCAAAATTTGTTTTCAAATCAAACGATAGAAGTTTCGACCAAGGTCTATTTGCTTCCAGAGTTTAAAAAAGTAGATTATTTTCTAAAAATAGAGAATACAACAGATGAAGTGATTCTTGCAAAAATTCAGCATCTGATCAATACCATCGAAAATGTTGCGACCGCCTATGCTGTCGATAAAAATAAAATAAAATCGAAAAATAATTTAATTTTTTAA
- the rnc gene encoding ribonuclease III has product MRLIKKIFSKSRSLEDGIFFDAISEILGFVPIELNHFKKAFTHRSSNKLDEKGNAINYERLEFLGDAMLSSVIAAHLFNKVPTGDEGYLTKMRSKIVSREHLNELGKDLNLVRFIESKVPVQHFGENIHGNIFESLVGAIYLDRGYEYCEKFIQKRVIIPYVDIARLEGKVISYKSLVIEWCQKEKKQFHYDIFDDNGIDGQRFFGVKLSIDDKVIAKARATSKKKAEEKASQRAYFAFQKKIDIK; this is encoded by the coding sequence ATGAGACTAATAAAAAAAATATTTTCTAAATCCCGTTCTCTTGAAGACGGGATTTTTTTTGATGCTATAAGCGAAATTTTAGGCTTTGTACCTATCGAACTCAACCATTTTAAGAAAGCTTTTACGCATCGTTCTTCCAATAAATTAGACGAAAAAGGAAATGCCATCAATTATGAACGATTAGAATTTCTTGGCGACGCGATGCTAAGTTCCGTTATTGCAGCTCATTTATTCAACAAAGTTCCCACTGGTGACGAAGGCTACTTGACAAAAATGCGTTCTAAAATTGTGAGCAGAGAACATCTAAACGAATTGGGTAAAGATTTGAATTTGGTTCGTTTTATAGAAAGCAAGGTTCCGGTGCAACATTTTGGCGAAAATATTCATGGTAACATTTTTGAATCCTTGGTTGGTGCCATTTATCTCGACAGAGGATATGAGTATTGCGAGAAGTTTATTCAAAAAAGAGTTATCATTCCGTATGTCGACATCGCTAGGCTCGAAGGCAAAGTGATTAGCTACAAAAGCCTTGTGATAGAATGGTGTCAAAAGGAAAAAAAACAGTTTCATTATGATATTTTTGATGACAACGGAATTGATGGCCAACGCTTTTTTGGGGTGAAACTTAGCATCGATGATAAGGTCATTGCCAAAGCAAGGGCAACTTCAAAGAAGAAAGCCGAAGAAAAAGCATCCCAAAGAGCTTATTTTGCATTTCAAAAAAAAATCGATATTAAATAG
- the fabF gene encoding beta-ketoacyl-ACP synthase II, with translation MVLKRVVVTGLGALTPIGNNIQEYWNGLVNGISGAATITHYDASKHKTQFACEVKNFTVEDFIDRKEARKMDRYAQYAIVTAEEAVNDAAFNLDKLDKDRVGVIWGSGIGGLETFQNEVLEYSKGDGTPKFNPFFIPKMIADIAGGHISIKYGFRGPNFTTVSACASSTNAIIDAFNYIRLGHADVIVTGGSEAAVTIAGMGGFNAMHALSTRNDDPKTASRPMDADRDGFVLGEGAGALILEEYEHAVARGAKIYCEIGGGGMSADAHHITAPHPEGFGAKNVMLNCLRDAGLNPTDVDGVNMHGTSTPLGDIAESKAILHVFGEHAYTMNLNSTKSMTGHLLGAAGAIETISSILSIKHGIVPPTINHFTDDESIDNKLNFTFNVAQKRDVKVLMSNTFGFGGHNACVLVKKLDI, from the coding sequence ATGGTATTAAAGAGAGTTGTAGTAACAGGTTTAGGAGCGCTTACTCCTATTGGGAATAATATTCAAGAGTATTGGAACGGTCTGGTTAACGGTATCAGTGGAGCAGCAACGATAACTCATTATGATGCTTCTAAACATAAAACACAATTTGCTTGCGAAGTAAAAAACTTCACCGTTGAAGATTTCATTGATCGCAAAGAAGCCAGAAAAATGGACCGCTATGCACAATATGCTATTGTAACAGCAGAAGAAGCCGTAAATGATGCCGCTTTCAATTTGGACAAATTAGATAAAGACCGAGTAGGTGTTATTTGGGGATCTGGTATTGGTGGATTAGAAACTTTTCAAAATGAAGTTCTGGAGTATTCTAAAGGTGACGGAACGCCAAAATTCAATCCTTTCTTTATACCAAAAATGATTGCCGATATTGCTGGTGGTCATATTTCTATCAAATACGGATTTAGAGGCCCGAATTTCACAACCGTTTCGGCTTGTGCTTCCTCTACAAACGCAATTATCGATGCTTTCAATTACATTCGATTAGGGCATGCCGACGTTATTGTAACTGGTGGTTCTGAAGCCGCAGTTACTATCGCAGGAATGGGTGGTTTCAATGCCATGCACGCTCTTTCTACCAGAAATGACGACCCTAAAACTGCTTCAAGACCTATGGATGCAGACCGTGATGGTTTTGTGCTTGGCGAAGGTGCAGGAGCTTTGATTCTTGAAGAATACGAACATGCTGTAGCACGTGGCGCAAAAATTTATTGCGAAATAGGTGGTGGCGGAATGTCTGCCGATGCGCATCATATTACAGCACCTCATCCGGAAGGATTTGGAGCCAAAAATGTAATGCTAAACTGTTTGAGAGACGCTGGACTAAATCCGACTGACGTTGATGGTGTAAATATGCACGGAACATCGACCCCGCTAGGAGATATTGCAGAATCTAAAGCCATATTACACGTTTTCGGAGAACATGCCTATACCATGAATTTGAATTCTACTAAATCAATGACTGGTCATTTATTAGGTGCTGCTGGTGCGATTGAAACGATTTCATCAATACTTTCGATAAAACACGGTATCGTTCCTCCAACAATCAATCATTTTACTGATGATGAGAGCATTGACAATAAGCTAAACTTCACCTTCAATGTAGCGCAAAAAAGAGACGTAAAAGTTTTGATGAGCAACACTTTTGGATTTGGAGGTCATAATGCTTGTGTATTAGTTAAAAAACTAGACATCTAA